TTTGTCTATGGAAATTTCAATTAGtaataaaccatttttttcccAATTCTCCTGTGAAAAATACTATGACATTAATCaatcttttatttgaatataaaatatcatgaacaaataaataataatagtagtttaaaaaacattaaaataaattaattgacgcttttgaaataatttgaaaaataaactcGTATTTTAATTGATGGTTCGCGTCtttcaataaatgtttttcttcaagatTAGAATGAGCATAATTTTATGGATGAGCTTTAGtcccaaatttttaaattggttTTCTTGTTAGATATTGGTTGTCaacaaaaacttattttgatGGACAATGATTGTTGAGAAACATTCAATTAGGTTGTTGAagtagaaaatcaaatttaaaactatggtAAAATAGGTTGCccaatttttttgaatttaggaGAAATCAACTTAAATGTTTTCCGTAAAATAAGTTTTCGAAAtagaatttataaaagattatttttgACGTTGTCTGCTTATCctaaaattcaattaggttaaaGTTGTCAAATAGTATGCAGCTCAAAACCCAATGAAATCACTGTCGCtcgaacaaaataaataattttcattttcaattttgttttcgtACTTGGGTCAAAGGTTGCTGAAATTTTTCTGCCGTTCGAATGAAGTAAACTATGTGTGGTCGCTACGCCATTTGAACAAAGGTCTCTCGTAAAGCCTACCGATCTCAATTGTTAAGACTACTTTGTTGCAACCGTTTGAGGTGTATCAATAATTGAAGAGTTTTATTATCTCGTTATTTGTGTTTATTCTCACTCCCCCACTCTTATTTGTCTCGTTCTTCGCTTCAATTCCCCTTACTACCTTTTCGTCTAATAATCATCAACTCTACAGAGATAACTTAAACCAACGGCCTTTTAGTAGTTGTTTGACCTACTAACTACTTAAGTTGGTCGGTGTACTAATTCAACTTTAACAACAAacacttttaaactttatacatttgtcaactaattaatttcacATTCTcctgtttttatatatatatacataaacttcattgtttttatttattgaaaattcattaCTCTTGTGCGAGTCcatagtgttttttttttttacattataagCTTGtcttcataaatattttgtaaatccCGTATCAATATATACTTGAAAATcactataatttaaaacttgtttTGACTTGATGCATGTCAAATAAAGGTAGTTACGAAAACGTAGCATTGGAAAATATAATCTTCCATTTTATATCTCTACTTTCAACCTTCATCGAGTAtctcttcatattttttccatttgtcGATGAACTTAATTAATCTTATAATTACATACCATAAATGCAAACTTACTAACTCTACTCGATGTGTCAAACAATCCCTAACATTTTTAGATTGtattaacttataaaaaaaaatgttttttcaaatagcCACTGTcattaaacaaatttgatataaatcaTTTAGAATAAAACAATCGTATGCTTAATAATCATCTCTCGTGGACGTTTTTATTACAAGTTTGTTGTATACTATAAATGTTTGTATTCAAGCAAAAAGCTAACCATGaaatactttcaaaattaataatttaaaataacctCTTATTGTTTTGTATAACTCTTTAAAATTATCCCTACATCTCTATTCACTAATCAATTTTTTCCCCCAAAAgtatattaacatttaaatattttgttgttttttctgtcgaagtaattatattttctttaagtttGTTAATGAGGataaatacatattaaaaatacCGTTAAAACTTTTATGGTTTTCTTTGGgacaaataacaaacaaagaaatttaaagaCATATGATATAGctcaattattttaacaaacaaaGTCCATTTATTATTTCACAACACGtgaattttacaattttgaatgatttgaCTTAAAATAAACAAGATAAGGTATAAGACTCATCAATAAAtggttttactattttgagCATTACATATTTTGTGTTGCATATGAATGTCAAGCTCATTTGTGTCTCCCAAATCATCTAAAAACCTAATAGTTTGACATGTGAAATTAAAGtacacaaataaaaacaaaatagatatATAGATTGGTAtaggacatttttttttgtttgtttcttttactaatttgaaaatcaaatcttaCTCGTGAGTAAATTAAGCTTAACGTGTCTAGTGGTAAGTCAATGGTATGCTCAATGTGTCCCATGATATAACGATACACCAACTTTTTACTTCTATCATTcagtaatagtaataataataataaaacagtTGAGTAAAGTGTGAGCTTTATACATATTCATGTGTCCTACTTATGGGTTCAATCACAAGTTGAcatgtctttcttttttgttaaaattatacttttataatacttatttttttctagaGTTGAAAGAATacatttaaatctttaaaaaaattatgaaacttAGAAGTtagaaacataattttttttcgtcTATATTTAACCTGTTTTAAATACtccaaagtttttatttttctttttttaaaggtGACAATGACAAACACAAGAACCCAAAGTATTAGTAagtattataattcaaaaaagttcgtagatataaaaaaaattagattaaactATCGAAATCTATCAACGATAAAGTCCATCACAAATAAATCTTACTAcatttatacatatttaaaacattatattattaattattagcCGTGAAAATGTCATcgaaattaactttttttttagagttaaCTAAAACTTCCTAAACATCTAAggttgttatttattattatacaaataaGAGAAAGGTAATTATAAATGgaaattttaggaataataattaaatatataataatatttaaaagtatatataaatatagcaaaatttatgaGTGACAGAATTCTATAATCGACTCTTATAGTCTActaatatttgcaatatgataTATTggtgatagacttttatctatttataaatatttataaacattatcatataattaattattttgaatttaattgattcGTCGAAAAATATAGCGGGATATGACTTCACAAAATCAACCGTCCATTTACTAAGCAAAGAGTCTTAATCGGGCCCTAAAAGTGTACAAGGAGATTATGGGCTGGCCCAGGAAATTTTGTTAATGGGCATAGTTCTCGGCCCATTGATTCTTCACATCAGGGTTCGCAACCGCAGTTTAGGCGCCGGTTCATCAGCAGAGAAGACGTATTTTGCTTCTTCAGCTCCGCCAGGGAGCATATCGGAGCTTTAGTActgattgtttgttttttttttctcgccgGAGACGGCGAAGAGGATACCAGGCCCCGCCTTAGAGATGGAGACAGTTGAACCACAGTCATTGAAGAAGCTTAGCTTCAAATCTCTCAAACGAGCCCTAGACCTTTTCTCTCCGGTCCACGGCCATGTCGCTCCTCTCGATTCCGAAAGGTATGGTTTCTTACTGTTCTAGTTCGATTCTCTGACGttcatctttcttttgttaaatgtTCATGTCTGTTACTTTAAATCCTGTAATTTCTAGCGGATTGACATGTACGTTTTCTTCGTTCATTTTCTGAATGCAGCAAAAAAATTCGTATCAGTCATAAGGttagtgaacttttttctttcttacatGATCTTCGCCATTGAATACGAACAGCGGTTAGGACACTCGGCTGTTCTTTCAAGCTGCAGTGGagattatcttttattttttgtttttgaattcaTAGATAAGTGTTGAGTACGGAGGACTGAAGAACACCGGTACTAAGCCTACTGGCCAGGCAAGTTCCGCTCCCGACAGTGCTATTGGAACTTCAGCGCCTTCCAATGCCCTCGCACTTCCTGGTATGCATAACctgttattttatttgtaatccTTAAGTAGGCTAATTCATCTGTAATTTTGTGTCCTGAAGTTTGATGGCTGAAATATACACTGCATAGGTCAGGGTTAGGTTTTTTGTGTAATAGGTTTGATGGAATTCTTTATGAATTGATCTGTGATTTTGTTATTCTAAACCCCAAGTAAAAAGGGCTGATACACAATGAGATCCTAATTACCAGCGGAGCAGGTTGACAGCCTAGTTACTAACTTCAAATCTTCCTCTAACTATCTAACACTCTTCAATTCTGTTGTTGATCTTTCTAGCGATCTTACATATTTTTGAGTTGGATGGATTTCTTTGTAATGCAGGTCCAGGTGATTCTAGGGATGTGAAGTCTGGGGCACAAAATGCAGTGGTTATTGGTCCAACCGTGCAGCCAAACACACAGTGAGTACTCTCTATCACTTTCTTTCTCTGCATCTGAGTATATTTACTtgtgtgaaaaaaataaattgatgtttttgtttcttttgcaCGAGTTAGGTTTTCCTGTTTGGTTGGAATTGGATTGTTGCTAATCTTTCTATaccatcttttattttcagaaATGACGGTGGTCTTCAGGGAAGAAGCTCAGCTATTGTTTCGGCACCTGGTTCATCCGAAAGGTGTTAAAATTTCTGtacatttcttttataccGTAGCAATATGTTAGTTATGAAGGAGTTATATGAAGTCTTTCTAATATGTGAAATTTAATCATAGATAGGCCATAGCTGGAATCTTAATCTTTGTTTTCCCCTCTCCCCATGTTTTAGGGGTTAGGGGCCTACAGTTGACTGAATATGTGCAATTTATTCGATTTGGggtgttttttcaattttcacaaTTCTCTTGAGGACTTATGTAATTAGTTATAAAATCATCAAGTGTGACATGTAGAAAGCGCATAGTTCTTGGTTTTGTAGTATACgcccttaatttttttttttggagacACATGATATTTCATACTATGAATGATTCTTTACTTAACTAAGACCATCCCTCAAAATCCTGGTGCATTCTCCTTATTATTGGCTTTTAAGCCAGCTCTCTCCCTTTTGTTTAGTTGATGCCGTTTAAGCCGGCTCTTTCTTTTCACAATTTTAGAATCTGTGAGTTTTTCCTAAAACAGTTTGGCTTTTGGTCTTATAGGATGTCTACTTCTGCAATTATGGAAAGAATTCCAAGCAAGTGGCCACGTCCAGTTTGGCATGCTCCGTGGAGAAATTATAGggttagttttattattaaattttttcctttaatgCTCTAtgtgtttttcttcaatgtCATGGATATCACGTCAGTTATATGCCTCCTGTTGACTTTATTATTCGCCATTTAGGGTTTTACATGTCATATGAATTATTATGTGCATCTTGCATGTGATATTTGCTATATCTTGTTGTTAAACAATCAACACTTGTCTTTTGATGTAGGTCATAAGCGGTCACTTAGGGTGGGTAAGATCAGTTGCATTTGATCCCAGTAACACGTGGTTTTGTACGGGTTCAGCAGATCGTACAATCAaggtatatatttttcaaaattatttaatatgcATGAATTCCATTTTGGTTTATCATGGTGCCATTTACAGTATCCTTAGTTTTTGCCTTTGATAGCGATTGTTATCTTTGAGTTTTTCTGcagatgaaaatatttgtgatATTTGTAGGAGCACGCTTCTTTATCCTAGGATAGTGTGACATGAAATAAATCCAAAGATTGATGTAGGAAAGGATGGTCTGATAGTCGAAGGACTGGACTCCTCTATTAAATAAAGACTGCAAACCAAAGTTGGATGTCCCACCCTTAACACTTATTCTATAATTTGTCATGCGTATCAAGCCAGGCTACGGactaaaagcaaaatttgacCTTTCTTAGGAACTTTGGATTACAAAATAGCAGTAATTAGAAGAGTTTTGTGGgaaactttgatttttattgGGTTCATAAAGGTGATTTATTGTTTTGCATTTGATCTCAAGTACTTTTGTGCATGCTAtcaaaaatttttaaattaaagttcagGCTTCGGTATGCTGTAGGATTTGATATTGGTCCCAGCTTTGAATTCAATGACCACAAGGAGGTTGTAAGATTTACTGTAGGTCAGAAAATAAGATAAACTGAGAATAAGTTTTACGAAGTTATGAGAAATATTGCTGTGTAATCTAGATCTTGATATTGGAAATTCAGCtatatcttttcaattttgatctGTTAGATTTGGGATGTTGCAAGTGGAAAGTTAAAACTCACATTGACAGGCCATATTGAGCAAGTACGAGGTCAGTTCTTATTCATTATATCTTAGCATAAATGCACAATTAATATTAGTGTCACTTACGGCTGGTTTGGAGGTATATCTTAAGTGCAATTTTGTCCCTAGGTCTTGCTGTCAGCAACAGGCATACCTACATGTTTTCGGCTGGTGATGACAAACAAGTTAAATGCTGGGACTTGGAACAGAATAAGGTTtagctaattttttttgtttatctatAGAGAGTTCAATCCTTGATGTGAAATGGTGGGGAAACATAATATCTTTCTTTCCAGGTCATTCGTCATTACCATGGTCATCTGAGTGGTGTTTACTGTTTGGCTCTTCATCCAACAATAGATGTTTTGCTTACTGGAGGACGTGATTCTGTCTGCCGGGTAGActacttttcttatttctttcttgGCAAGTGTTACAGAATTATAGCATGGTTGATGTGGTTTTTCTTCTAGGTGTGGGACATTCGAAGTAAGATGCAAATTCATGCCCTCTCTGGACATGATAACACAGTTTGCTCAGTTTTTACTCGACCTACGGTATCCTTTTCTATCCCTTATTCTTTCCTTCGATATATTGTTCATATTAGTTCTTTTCAATATACTTTTTAGTGATTTGGTCTAGTTCTCTTAGATTGATTATTTCCCTCTGGTCCTGCATAACATTTGTTGCTCTTCTTCTTGCCTGATGCCTCCTTCATTTCTGCATGATCAGGCCCAAATgttctatttgtttttgttctgggatgtttactattttttttagaagagaagaaaagcaGTGCTGGGATTGTTAGAACTTGTTTCTTACAAATTTAGTCTTTGAGTATTTGCAGGACCCACAAGTTGTGACTGGCTCCCATGACACAACTATCAAGTTTTGGGACCTCAGATATGGTAATATTATACATTTTACTACTATGCGATTATGTTTTGCCTTGATTTTCAAACGTCATTTATGTCCGTTTGCAGGGAAGACCATGACAACACTGACATACCATAAGAAATCTGTTCGGGCAATGGCATTGCATCCTAAAGAGTACGATATTGCAAACtcaaaaaggaaatttttccACATTTGCTTGCAATGTCACTTGTTTACACTTTTTTATCCCTTTCCTTCTTTCCAGGCACAGTTTTGCATCTGCCTCAGCTGAcaacatcaagaaatttaaCCTCCCCAGAGGGGAGTTTGTGCACAATATGCTGTGAGTTCTCTATCAGGCATGCTATACCatataatttgaaacaatttttggaatttatcttactaatataatatatattctgATAAAGTGACTGGAATAACTCTTTTCATTCGAAAAATTAAGTCTATGTGAGACTTAAGAAATTATTAATGGAAgacaagagaagaaaaaaccagCTTCTTAAATCTGTTTTCACTgaacttctatttttaaaaaatcgaaGATATTGACAATTGCTGTGCCATTAACGTAAATTTAATAACAGCCTTCTTTTGcaagcttttatttttaaagttttatctTGTTCCCCTTGGCTTGCTAGTCTCGCTCCTTTGCAaatttttga
This DNA window, taken from Cucumis sativus cultivar 9930 chromosome 6, Cucumber_9930_V3, whole genome shotgun sequence, encodes the following:
- the LOC101221493 gene encoding protein pleiotropic regulatory locus 1, which gives rise to METVEPQSLKKLSFKSLKRALDLFSPVHGHVAPLDSESKKIRISHKISVEYGGLKNTGTKPTGQASSAPDSAIGTSAPSNALALPGPGDSRDVKSGAQNAVVIGPTVQPNTQNDGGLQGRSSAIVSAPGSSERMSTSAIMERIPSKWPRPVWHAPWRNYRVISGHLGWVRSVAFDPSNTWFCTGSADRTIKIWDVASGKLKLTLTGHIEQVRGLAVSNRHTYMFSAGDDKQVKCWDLEQNKVIRHYHGHLSGVYCLALHPTIDVLLTGGRDSVCRVWDIRSKMQIHALSGHDNTVCSVFTRPTDPQVVTGSHDTTIKFWDLRYGKTMTTLTYHKKSVRAMALHPKEHSFASASADNIKKFNLPRGEFVHNMLSQQKTIINAMAVNEEGVMATGGDNGSLWFWDWKSGHNFQQSQTIVQPGSLDSEAGIYALSYDITGSRLITCEADKTIKMWKEDENATPETHPLNFKPPKDIRRF